A stretch of Candidatus Omnitrophota bacterium DNA encodes these proteins:
- a CDS encoding FAD binding domain-containing protein: MLLNPLTFHSPKTSAEASQLAASLPDVKILAGGTFLLNSLKLLKKKGTKTPQHVISLRKVDELRGIEADEKQLTIRAMTIINDLFDSPLLEDNFEILHTVCRNISTNPIRNMATVGGNLTCRYTWTEMGAVMIALDAQMHFVGADGKSVVMSADDFFKNNAKTDKIFTHVTIPRDKNARIAYRRVRKTMHVDIPLLAVCIRAHFQGDRFADTRVTVNSGTAFAQRDLVLEKFLNSAEAREGIAKEALDHLDVNIYDKRSDDYKKHMFRVSIKSMLEELLEKRRTH, from the coding sequence ATGCTATTAAATCCCTTAACCTTTCATAGCCCGAAAACCTCCGCGGAAGCGTCCCAGCTGGCAGCGTCCCTTCCGGACGTCAAAATCCTGGCAGGGGGGACCTTTTTGCTCAACAGTCTTAAACTTTTAAAGAAAAAGGGGACCAAAACCCCGCAGCATGTAATCAGCCTGCGCAAGGTTGACGAGCTCAGGGGGATCGAGGCGGATGAAAAACAGCTCACGATCCGGGCGATGACCATCATCAACGACCTCTTTGATTCACCGCTGCTGGAGGACAATTTTGAAATCCTGCATACGGTCTGCCGCAACATCTCGACCAACCCAATCCGGAACATGGCCACGGTCGGCGGCAACCTGACCTGCCGTTACACCTGGACGGAAATGGGGGCCGTGATGATCGCCCTGGACGCGCAGATGCATTTTGTGGGGGCCGACGGGAAATCGGTCGTTATGTCAGCCGACGATTTTTTCAAAAATAACGCCAAGACCGACAAAATTTTCACCCACGTCACCATCCCGCGGGACAAAAACGCCAGGATCGCCTATCGCCGCGTGAGGAAAACCATGCACGTGGACATCCCGCTGCTGGCCGTTTGCATCCGGGCCCATTTCCAGGGGGACCGTTTCGCGGACACCCGCGTGACCGTCAACAGCGGCACCGCCTTCGCCCAACGGGACTTGGTCCTGGAAAAATTCCTTAACTCCGCAGAGGCCCGCGAGGGAATCGCCAAGGAAGCGCTTGACCATTTGGACGTTAACATTTACGATAAGAGAAGCGACGATTACAAAAAACACATGTTCCGCGTGAGTATCAAAAGCATGCTGGAAGAGCTCCTCGAAAAGCGGAGAACCCACTGA